A genomic segment from Takifugu rubripes chromosome 20, fTakRub1.2, whole genome shotgun sequence encodes:
- the c20h19orf44 gene encoding uncharacterized protein C19orf44 homolog — MWERSSRSSALERAESLLTSYKNQTNSSKTWPHSIPIQARLDAELDGLDDLSSVSSAGERTNTDAAMKPQTAVGTSSEREIPATPKEVVKKAASEEEEEEEEEEEEEEESNYQSDFVEASTMEQDSSQISEQLQQQGHKEDLTEGKDDANYSRHLSDDCYSVSSATVNHTCPTNSRSTSPCRSQSSCTSRRPSVLEKILKEAAVQTQPYCLADTHNDGIPGMAVIELLKYKLSMTRTSIERSQDLYYGLMRSLEPPNYRYITLAQLTRRNHGTELRVPGSTRVQRPQRQLQDYRNGPL; from the exons ATGTGGGAAAGAAGCAGTCGTAGCTCTGCTTTGGAACGAGCTGAGTCACTGCTGACTTCTTACAAGAATCAAACCAACAGCTCCAAAACTTGGCCACATTCA ATTCCTATACAAGCTCGTCTTGATGCCGAACTCGATGGTTTGGATGACCTTTCCTCTGTCAGCTCTGCTGGTGAGCGAACAAATACCGATGCTGCCATGAAGCCCCAGACAGCGGTGGGGACTTCTTCAGAG agAGAAATTCCTGCAACCCCGAAGGAGGTGGTGAAGAAGGCAGcatcggaggaggaggaggaggaggaggaggaggaggaggaggaggaggagtcaaaTTATCAAAGTGACTTTGTGGAAGCAAGCACCATGGAGCAAGACAGCAGTCAGATATCAGAGCAGCTCCAACAACAAGGACACAAAGAGGATTTAACAGAGGGCAAAGATGATGCTAATTACTCCAGACATCTCTCAGATGACTGCTACAGCGTTTCCTCCGCTACCGTCAATCACACATGtccaacaaacagcagaagcacctccccctgcaggtcacaGAGCAGTTGtacctccaggagacccagtgtaTTAGAAAAGATTTTAAAAGAAGCAGCGGTTCAGACTCAGCCTTACTGTCTTGCTGACACCCATAATGATG GGATACCTGGGATGGCCGTCATTGAACTGTTGAAGTACAAGCTTTCCATGACAAGAACATCCATAGAAAGAAGTCAAGACCTTTACTACGGCCTAATGAGGAGCCTGGAACCACCAAATTACAGATACATCACTCTGGCACAACTAACAAGGAG AAACCACGGTACAGAGCTCAGAGTGCCGGGAAGTACAAGAGTCCAGAGACCACAGAGGCAGTTACAAGATTATAGGAATGGACCTCTATGA
- the LOC105419586 gene encoding uncharacterized protein — protein MMVLWLSFLLIGCVGSIPVQKGVLPYWSSGNLASSQGSVLKPNYESAERLAQNAASRADHYKSPQSAYWGQSFVGNPEYGVKYPHAPGNNEDQAPVFTDVSALTPVYASRSRSRYQGGRAVYAQTRYIPGDPVYPSVPLIYHYSQRSGGEADPSKKGGL, from the exons ATGAT GGTCCTATGGCTTTCATTTCTACTGATTGGATGTGTTGGCAGCATTCCTGTGCAGAAAG GTGTTCTACCTTACTGGAGTTCAGGAAATCTGGCAAGTTCCCAAGGCAGTGTCCTGAAGCCAAACTATGAATCTGCTGAACGTTTGGCTCAAAATGCAGCCTCCAGAGCTGATCACTACAAAAGCCCACAGTCTGCTTATTGGGGTCAGAGTTTTGTTGGAAATCCAGAATATGGTGTCAAGTATCCACATGCACCTGGCAATAATGAAGATCAAGCGCCAGTCTTCACAGACGTGTCTGCTCTGACACCAGTCTACGCTTCCCGCTCTCGTTCACGTTACCAAGGGGGAAGAGCTGTATACGCGCAAACACGCTACATCCCAGGAGATCCTGTCTACCCATCCGTGCCACTCATCTACCATTATAGCCAAAGGAGTGGGGGAGAAGCTGATCCTTCAAAGAAAGGAGGCTTATAG
- the LOC115247349 gene encoding uncharacterized protein: MMVLWLSFLLIGCVGSIPVQKGVLPYWSSGNLASSQGSGPHHQSVLKPNYESAERLAQNAASRADHYKSPQSAYWGQSFVGNPEYGVKYPHAPGNNEAQAPVFTDVSALTPVYASSSRSRYQRGRAVYAQTRYIPGDPVYPSMPLIYRYSQRSGGETAPADPSKKGGL; encoded by the exons ATGAT GGTCCTATGGCTTTCATTTCTACTGATTGGATGTGTTGGCAGCATTCCTGTGCAGAAAG GTGTTCTACCTTACTGGAGTTCAGGAAATCTGGCAAGTTCCCAAGGCAGTGGGCCACACCATCAAAGTGTCCTGAAGCCAAACTATGAATCTGCTGAACGTTTGGCTCAAAATGCAGCCTCCAGAGCTGATCACTATAAAAGCCCACAGTCTGCTTATTGGGGTCAGAGTTTTGTTGGAAATCCAGAATATGGTGTCAAGTATCCACATGCACCTGGCAATAATGAAGCTCAAGCGCCAGTCTTCACAGACGTGTCTGCTCTGACACCAGTCTACGCTTCCAGCTCTCGTTCACGTTACCAAAGGGGAAGAGCTGTATACGCGCAAACACGTTACATCCCAGGAGATCCTGTCTACCCATCCATGCCACTCATCTACCGTTATAGCCAAAGGAGTGGGGGAGAAACTGCTCCTGCTGATCCTTCAAAGAAAGGAGGCTTATAG